One stretch of Pseudomonas sp. NC02 DNA includes these proteins:
- the phnE gene encoding phosphonate ABC transporter, permease protein PhnE: MTTLHAEAVGKRTWPQYLGWGLFLVLLAWAWHGAEMNPLALYRDSGNMATFAADFFPPDFHEWRSYLKEMIVTVQIALWGTVLAIVCSVPLGILCADNITPWWIHQPLRRVMDAFRSINEMVFAMLFVVAVGLGPFAGVLALWISTTGVLAKLFAEAVEAIDPGPVEGVRATGASALQEVIYGVIPQVMPLWVSYALYRFEANVRSATVVGMVGAGGIGVILWENIRAFQFVQTCAVLLVIIVVVSCIDVLSQRLRKQFI, translated from the coding sequence ATGACTACCTTGCATGCTGAAGCAGTGGGCAAAAGGACTTGGCCGCAATACCTGGGCTGGGGCCTGTTCCTGGTCCTGCTGGCCTGGGCCTGGCACGGCGCCGAGATGAACCCGCTGGCGCTGTACCGCGACTCCGGAAACATGGCGACCTTCGCCGCCGACTTCTTCCCGCCGGACTTCCACGAATGGCGCTCCTACCTCAAGGAGATGATCGTCACCGTGCAAATCGCCCTCTGGGGCACGGTGCTGGCGATCGTCTGCTCGGTGCCCCTGGGCATCCTGTGCGCCGACAACATCACCCCATGGTGGATTCACCAGCCGCTGCGCCGGGTGATGGATGCCTTCCGTTCGATCAACGAAATGGTGTTCGCGATGTTGTTCGTGGTCGCCGTCGGCCTCGGTCCTTTTGCCGGTGTCCTGGCCTTGTGGATCAGCACCACCGGGGTCCTCGCCAAGCTGTTTGCCGAAGCCGTCGAAGCCATCGACCCGGGCCCCGTTGAAGGTGTGCGAGCCACCGGTGCCAGTGCCTTGCAGGAAGTGATCTACGGCGTGATCCCGCAAGTGATGCCGCTGTGGGTGTCCTACGCGCTCTACCGCTTCGAGGCCAACGTGCGTTCGGCGACGGTGGTGGGGATGGTCGGTGCCGGCGGGATCGGCGTGATCCTCTGGGAGAACATCCGCGCGTTCCAGTTCGTGCAGACCTGCGCGGTGCTGCTGGTGATCATCGTGGTGGTGAGCTGTATCGACGTGCTGTCCCAACGCCTGCGCAAGCAGTTCATCTGA
- the phnD gene encoding phosphonate ABC transporter substrate-binding protein, producing the protein MLNRIGHVFLSAVLLASVAMGTAQAADKAINFGIMSTESSQNLKSIWQPFLDDMHKKTGLTINATFASDYAGLIQGMRFNKVDVAWLGNKAAMEAVDRSNGEIFAQTAAANGAAGYWSVLIVRKDSPINNVDDMLKNAKKLTFGNGDPNSTSGYLVPGYYVFAKNHVDAATAFKRTLNSSHEVNALSVAKGQLDVATFNTESWDRLEVTQPDKAAMLKVIWKSPLIPADPMVWSKALSDSEKTKIRDFFANYGDTDEEKAVLKNMQLGKFLKSSDDQLLPIRQLELFKQRTTISADDKLEAADKARKLADIDADLAKLQERITELDKKTAANG; encoded by the coding sequence ATGTTGAACCGTATCGGTCATGTGTTTCTGTCTGCCGTGCTGCTTGCCAGCGTGGCCATGGGCACTGCCCAGGCCGCCGACAAGGCGATCAATTTCGGCATCATGTCCACCGAGTCTTCGCAGAACCTCAAGAGCATCTGGCAGCCCTTCCTGGATGACATGCACAAGAAGACCGGCCTCACCATCAACGCCACCTTCGCTTCCGACTACGCCGGCCTGATCCAGGGCATGCGCTTCAACAAAGTCGACGTGGCCTGGCTGGGCAACAAGGCCGCGATGGAAGCGGTGGACCGTTCCAACGGCGAAATCTTCGCCCAGACCGCCGCCGCCAACGGGGCTGCCGGTTACTGGAGCGTGCTGATCGTGCGCAAGGACAGCCCGATCAACAACGTCGATGACATGCTCAAGAACGCCAAGAAGCTGACCTTCGGCAACGGTGACCCGAACTCCACTTCGGGCTACCTGGTACCCGGCTACTACGTGTTCGCCAAGAACCACGTCGACGCCGCCACCGCCTTCAAGCGCACCCTCAACTCCAGCCATGAAGTCAACGCATTGAGCGTGGCCAAGGGGCAGTTGGACGTCGCCACCTTCAACACCGAAAGCTGGGACCGCCTGGAAGTCACCCAGCCGGACAAGGCCGCCATGCTCAAGGTGATCTGGAAGTCGCCGCTGATCCCGGCCGACCCGATGGTGTGGAGCAAGGCCCTGAGCGACAGCGAGAAGACCAAGATCCGCGACTTCTTCGCCAACTACGGTGACACCGACGAAGAGAAGGCCGTGCTGAAGAACATGCAACTGGGCAAGTTCCTCAAGTCCAGCGACGACCAGTTGTTGCCGATCCGCCAACTGGAACTGTTCAAGCAGCGCACCACCATCAGCGCCGACGACAAGCTGGAAGCGGCTGACAAGGCCAGGAAGCTCGCCGACATCGACGCCGACCTGGCCAAGCTGCAAGAGCGCATCACCGAACTGGACAAGAAGACCGCAGCCAACGGCTAA
- the phnC gene encoding phosphonate ABC transporter ATP-binding protein — MTPAIHVDHLNKTFAKKSALVDLELTVATGEMVALIGASGSGKSTLLRHLAGLACCDKSNGGSVKVLGREVQASGRLNGKVRRLRADIGYIFQQFNLVNRLSVLDNVLLGCLGRMPRWRGNLGLFNTEEKQFAMESLARVGLADLASQRASTLSGGQQQRVAIARALTQRAEVILADEPIASLDPESARKVMEILADINGRDGKTVVVTLHQVDYAMRYCPRAVALKGGRIHFDGQASELSSQFLNDLYGADVDTSLMFSDQTRTPVVPARLALARA, encoded by the coding sequence ATGACTCCAGCTATCCATGTCGATCATCTGAACAAGACCTTTGCGAAGAAATCCGCGCTGGTCGACCTCGAACTCACCGTTGCCACCGGTGAGATGGTCGCGCTGATTGGCGCTTCCGGCTCCGGCAAGTCCACCTTGCTGCGCCACCTCGCGGGCCTGGCCTGTTGCGACAAGAGCAACGGCGGCAGCGTCAAGGTGCTGGGCCGGGAAGTGCAGGCCAGCGGGCGGTTGAATGGCAAGGTGCGGCGCCTGCGCGCCGACATCGGCTACATCTTCCAGCAGTTCAACCTGGTCAACCGCCTGAGCGTGCTCGACAACGTACTGCTCGGTTGCCTGGGCCGCATGCCGCGCTGGCGCGGCAACCTCGGTTTGTTCAACACCGAGGAAAAACAGTTCGCCATGGAATCCCTGGCCCGCGTCGGCCTGGCAGACCTGGCCAGCCAGCGCGCCTCCACCTTGTCCGGCGGCCAGCAGCAACGCGTGGCAATCGCCCGCGCTTTGACGCAACGCGCCGAAGTGATCCTGGCGGATGAACCCATCGCCTCCCTGGACCCGGAGTCGGCGCGCAAGGTCATGGAGATCCTCGCCGACATCAACGGCCGCGACGGCAAGACCGTGGTGGTCACCCTGCACCAGGTCGATTACGCCATGCGTTATTGCCCCCGAGCCGTGGCGCTCAAGGGCGGGCGGATTCACTTCGATGGCCAGGCCAGCGAGCTGAGCAGCCAGTTCCTCAACGATTTGTACGGTGCCGATGTCGACACCAGCCTGATGTTTTCCGACCAGACCCGCACACCCGTCGTCCCCGCACGGTTGGCCCTGGCCCGCGCTTGA
- a CDS encoding NUDIX domain-containing protein → MGKDKACPVILRTRQSLEILAFKHPLAGLQLVKGSLEPGESTEAAAVRELLEEAGITGKVIRDLGTWHSASTGHTWAFHQCLIPEDLPDTWTHFAEDDGGHEFQFFWHPMASEPSEEWHQVFKDALEFLKPRLAEVSLQE, encoded by the coding sequence ATGGGAAAAGACAAGGCATGTCCGGTCATCCTGCGAACCCGCCAATCCCTGGAAATCCTCGCCTTCAAACACCCACTGGCAGGTCTTCAACTGGTCAAGGGCAGCTTGGAGCCTGGCGAAAGTACCGAGGCTGCGGCAGTTAGAGAGTTGCTTGAAGAGGCCGGGATAACCGGCAAGGTGATACGTGACCTGGGCACTTGGCACTCAGCGTCCACGGGGCATACATGGGCCTTTCATCAATGCCTGATCCCTGAAGACCTGCCAGATACCTGGACCCATTTTGCAGAGGATGATGGCGGCCACGAGTTCCAGTTCTTCTGGCACCCGATGGCGAGCGAACCGTCAGAAGAGTGGCATCAGGTCTTTAAAGATGCCCTGGAGTTTCTAAAGCCGCGCCTTGCCGAAGTATCGCTTCAGGAATAA
- a CDS encoding DUF6124 family protein codes for MYKVTPNPPETSGSKSEKNKLQDAAQRAIDHYLKPAETKASTNEKNHFSLFTVSANVETEALLSNAYETLQSANAMALDLSENIDGKDRSLVLAMQQLLELGLLLVDRALDRECPVA; via the coding sequence ATGTACAAGGTCACGCCCAATCCGCCAGAAACGTCTGGCTCCAAGTCTGAAAAAAACAAGCTTCAGGACGCTGCCCAGCGGGCCATCGATCACTACCTGAAACCCGCCGAAACCAAAGCGTCCACCAATGAAAAAAACCACTTCAGTCTGTTCACCGTATCAGCCAACGTTGAAACGGAAGCACTGCTGAGCAACGCCTACGAAACACTCCAGTCTGCCAATGCAATGGCGTTGGACCTTTCCGAAAACATTGATGGCAAAGACCGCAGCCTGGTATTGGCGATGCAACAACTGCTGGAGTTGGGATTGTTGTTGGTGGATAGAGCGCTGGATCGAGAGTGCCCGGTGGCCTGA
- a CDS encoding LysR family transcriptional regulator, giving the protein MNRLESMSIFVAVVDAGSLTAAARRLDMPLASVSRKMAELETHLKTRLLHRTTRQLSLTDAGASYLDACRRILEDISEAERAATGEYSQPRGELVVTAPVVFGRLHIVPVVAEFLAQYPEIDINLILTDRVVHLMEEHCDVAVRIGELPDSSLKAMQVGTVRRVVCASPAYLAARGIPAEPQDLAGHDCITFEVLASQGAWGFGAGKTGLSVPVHSRLSVNTAEAAIAAATLGVGVIRVLSYQVADALREEALAVVLEAFESAPLPISLVHKGQSPLPLKLRAFMDFVMPRLRARIAQ; this is encoded by the coding sequence ATGAACCGTCTTGAATCCATGTCCATCTTCGTTGCCGTGGTTGATGCGGGCAGCCTGACCGCTGCCGCGCGGCGCCTCGACATGCCGCTGGCCAGCGTCAGCCGCAAGATGGCCGAGCTTGAGACGCACCTGAAAACCCGCCTGCTGCACCGCACCACGCGCCAGCTGTCGTTGACCGATGCCGGCGCCTCTTACCTCGACGCGTGCCGGCGCATTCTTGAAGACATCAGCGAGGCCGAGCGCGCGGCCACTGGCGAATATTCCCAGCCCCGGGGCGAACTGGTCGTTACCGCGCCAGTGGTCTTCGGGCGGCTGCACATCGTGCCGGTGGTGGCGGAATTCCTCGCGCAGTACCCGGAGATCGACATCAACCTGATCCTCACCGACCGCGTCGTGCACCTGATGGAAGAACACTGCGACGTCGCGGTGCGCATTGGCGAGTTGCCCGACAGCTCGCTGAAGGCCATGCAGGTGGGCACGGTGCGGCGGGTGGTGTGCGCCAGCCCGGCATACCTGGCCGCTCGCGGCATACCCGCTGAGCCCCAGGACTTGGCGGGGCATGACTGCATCACCTTCGAAGTGCTGGCGTCCCAAGGGGCGTGGGGATTTGGCGCGGGTAAAACCGGGCTCTCGGTACCGGTGCATTCGCGGTTGTCGGTGAACACCGCAGAAGCAGCGATTGCAGCGGCGACGTTAGGAGTGGGGGTGATTCGGGTGCTGTCGTATCAGGTGGCGGATGCGCTGCGGGAGGAGGCGTTGGCGGTGGTGCTTGAGGCGTTCGAGTCGGCGCCGCTGCCCATCAGTTTGGTGCATAAAGGCCAGTCACCGTTGCCGCTGAAGTTAAGGGCGTTTATGGATTTTGTGATGCCGCGATTGCGCGCCCGCATCGCTCAATAA
- a CDS encoding MFS transporter: protein MTSQPSTAPAVAPRGKIIMMAVIAGAVITNIYCTQPILPLIASDMGVDVTTVDLVAGSALLGFATGLALLLPMGDRFDRRKLVLGQIALAFCFALAAAFSPGIWALIGASFGLGIVSCVPQQLVPFAAVMSQPHERGRNVGTVVSGIMVGILLGRTIAGVVGEAYGWRAVYAMEAAFMIPVWIGAARLLPQGVPSTNLSYPRLLASLWPLMRDNSPIRQSMMVQALLWACFNAFWVNLAALLAHGPWQLGSAWAGGFGIIGAAGALAASLGGRASDRLGSRKVIGASIGIVTLAFLLLAGAETSIILLVLGVIVLDIGVQSGLVSNQTRAFAVDPKAQGRINSLYMTATFFGGAVGATVSGWLMSRLGWMGIVEFGVMLGVIAGVVHWTSAPRQTEELA from the coding sequence ATGACATCCCAACCTTCCACAGCGCCTGCGGTCGCGCCGCGCGGCAAGATCATCATGATGGCGGTGATCGCCGGCGCGGTGATTACCAATATTTACTGCACCCAGCCGATCCTGCCGCTGATCGCTTCGGACATGGGCGTGGACGTGACCACCGTGGATCTGGTGGCCGGCTCCGCCCTGCTGGGTTTTGCTACCGGGCTGGCGTTGCTGCTGCCGATGGGCGACCGTTTTGACCGCCGCAAGCTGGTGCTGGGGCAGATCGCCCTGGCGTTCTGTTTCGCCCTGGCGGCGGCGTTTTCACCGGGCATCTGGGCGCTGATCGGGGCATCTTTCGGCTTGGGGATTGTGAGCTGTGTGCCGCAGCAACTGGTGCCGTTTGCGGCGGTGATGTCGCAGCCCCACGAACGCGGGCGCAATGTGGGCACGGTGGTCAGCGGGATCATGGTCGGCATCCTGCTCGGGCGCACGATCGCCGGCGTGGTCGGTGAGGCTTATGGCTGGCGGGCGGTGTACGCGATGGAGGCGGCCTTCATGATCCCGGTGTGGATCGGTGCCGCCAGGCTGCTGCCACAAGGCGTGCCGAGCACCAACCTGTCCTACCCTCGCCTGCTGGCTTCGCTGTGGCCGCTGATGCGCGACAACAGCCCGATTCGCCAATCAATGATGGTGCAGGCGTTGTTGTGGGCTTGCTTCAATGCGTTTTGGGTGAATCTGGCAGCACTGTTGGCTCATGGGCCATGGCAATTGGGCAGTGCCTGGGCCGGTGGCTTCGGGATTATCGGTGCGGCGGGTGCGTTGGCGGCGTCGCTCGGTGGGCGGGCTTCCGACAGGCTGGGTTCGCGCAAGGTGATTGGGGCGAGTATCGGGATTGTGACCTTGGCGTTCCTGCTGCTGGCGGGTGCCGAGACTTCGATTATCTTGCTGGTGCTGGGGGTGATCGTGCTGGATATCGGCGTGCAGTCGGGCTTGGTTTCCAACCAGACCCGGGCGTTTGCGGTGGACCCGAAAGCCCAGGGCCGCATCAATAGTTTGTACATGACGGCGACGTTTTTTGGCGGTGCGGTGGGGGCGACAGTCAGCGGCTGGTTGATGTCGCGGTTGGGCTGGATGGGGATTGTGGAGTTTGGGGTGATGCTGGGGGTGATTGCCGGGGTGGTCCACTGGACAAGCGCGCCCAGGCAGACTGAGGAGCTGGCGTAA
- the ccmI gene encoding c-type cytochrome biogenesis protein CcmI, whose protein sequence is MIDFWLAAGLLLLIALSFLLIPVLRGRRAQREEDRTALNVALYQERVAELQTQQTEGVLDAAQLDSGRAEAARELLADTEGVEKPRESRLGKPLPLLAAFLVPVLGVALYLHYGASDKVELTREFSQPPVSMEDMTRRLERAAAAQPDSPEGLYFLGRAYMAQDRSADAAKIFERTVALAGRQPELLGQWAQAQYFADNKQWSPKVQALTDEALKLDPKEVTSLGLLGIAAFEGQRYQEAIDYWNRLLAQLPPDDNSRAALQGGIDRAAEKLKESGGSVAPVKAEKQIQVRVDLAADVKAKALPTDSVFIFARAVKGPPAPLAAKRVTVADLPITVELGDSDAMMPQLKLSNFPEVQLVARISRAGVPTAGEWIGRSQPLASSTTALQQLTIDSPDQ, encoded by the coding sequence ATGATTGATTTCTGGCTCGCAGCAGGTCTGCTGCTTCTGATTGCCTTGAGTTTCCTGCTGATCCCGGTGTTACGCGGCCGCCGTGCCCAGCGTGAAGAGGATCGCACTGCATTGAACGTGGCGCTGTACCAGGAACGCGTGGCGGAACTGCAAACCCAGCAGACCGAAGGCGTGCTGGATGCGGCCCAGCTGGACAGCGGCCGCGCTGAAGCAGCTCGCGAGTTGCTGGCGGATACCGAGGGCGTGGAAAAGCCTCGGGAGTCGCGCCTCGGCAAACCGTTGCCGTTGCTCGCGGCCTTTCTGGTGCCGGTGCTGGGCGTGGCGCTGTACCTGCATTACGGTGCCAGCGACAAGGTCGAACTGACCCGTGAATTCTCCCAGCCGCCGGTGTCCATGGAAGACATGACCCGCCGCCTGGAGCGCGCCGCAGCGGCCCAGCCGGACTCGCCGGAAGGCCTGTATTTCCTCGGTCGCGCCTACATGGCCCAGGACCGTTCCGCCGATGCGGCGAAAATCTTCGAGCGCACCGTGGCCCTGGCCGGTCGCCAGCCCGAGTTGCTCGGCCAGTGGGCCCAGGCCCAGTACTTTGCCGACAACAAACAGTGGTCGCCCAAGGTCCAGGCCCTGACCGACGAAGCACTGAAACTCGATCCGAAAGAAGTCACCAGCCTCGGCCTGCTGGGCATCGCCGCCTTTGAAGGCCAGCGTTACCAGGAAGCGATCGACTACTGGAACCGCCTGCTGGCGCAACTGCCACCGGACGACAATTCCCGTGCCGCGCTGCAAGGCGGGATCGACCGGGCCGCCGAGAAGCTCAAGGAGAGCGGCGGCAGCGTGGCGCCCGTGAAGGCAGAAAAACAGATACAAGTGCGGGTGGACCTGGCCGCCGATGTGAAGGCCAAGGCCTTGCCGACCGACAGCGTGTTCATCTTCGCCCGTGCCGTCAAAGGCCCGCCGGCGCCATTGGCGGCCAAGCGCGTGACCGTGGCCGACCTGCCGATCACCGTCGAACTGGGCGACAGCGACGCGATGATGCCGCAGTTGAAACTGTCCAACTTTCCCGAAGTCCAACTGGTTGCGCGCATATCCCGGGCAGGTGTTCCCACAGCTGGCGAGTGGATCGGCCGCAGCCAACCCCTGGCCAGCAGCACCACTGCGCTGCAGCAGCTGACCATCGACAGTCCGGACCAATAA
- a CDS encoding cytochrome c-type biogenesis protein — MKRWLAAAVLGLSMVGVAHAAIDTYEFAKDGDRERFRELTKELRCPKCQNQDIADSNAPIAADLRKEIFRMLGEGKDNQQIIDFMVDRYGDFVRYKPALTGKTALLWFGPAGLLLTGLVVMAVIVRRRRVAPADGSDSLSVDERQRLDQLLDKKTDD; from the coding sequence ATGAAGCGTTGGTTAGCCGCCGCTGTGTTGGGCTTGAGCATGGTCGGCGTGGCCCACGCCGCCATCGACACTTACGAATTTGCCAAGGACGGAGACCGCGAGCGTTTTCGCGAACTGACCAAGGAGCTGCGCTGCCCCAAGTGCCAGAACCAGGACATCGCCGACTCCAACGCACCGATCGCCGCCGACCTGCGCAAAGAGATTTTCCGCATGCTCGGCGAGGGCAAGGACAATCAGCAGATCATCGACTTCATGGTGGACCGCTACGGTGACTTCGTGCGCTACAAGCCGGCGCTCACCGGCAAGACAGCGCTGCTGTGGTTCGGCCCCGCCGGGTTGTTGCTCACAGGCTTAGTCGTTATGGCGGTGATTGTGCGCCGCCGTCGTGTCGCCCCGGCCGATGGCTCGGACTCGCTTTCCGTCGATGAGCGTCAACGCCTCGACCAACTGCTGGACAAAAAAACTGATGATTGA
- a CDS encoding DsbE family thiol:disulfide interchange protein has translation MKRWLMVLPLAAFLVVAVFLYRGLYLDPAELPSAMIGKPFPAFSLPTVQGDKTLTQADLLGKPALVNVWGTWCISCRVEHPVLNKLAEKGVVIYGINYKDDNAAALKWLAEFHNPYQLDIRDEDGNLGLNLGVYGAPETFFIDAKGVIRDKYVGVIDEVVWREQLAAKYQALVDEAKP, from the coding sequence ATGAAGCGTTGGTTGATGGTGTTACCGCTGGCGGCGTTTCTGGTGGTGGCGGTGTTCCTGTATCGCGGGCTGTACCTGGACCCGGCCGAGCTGCCGTCGGCCATGATCGGCAAGCCATTTCCGGCGTTCTCGCTGCCGACCGTGCAGGGCGACAAGACCCTGACTCAGGCTGACTTGCTGGGCAAGCCGGCACTGGTCAACGTGTGGGGCACCTGGTGCATTTCCTGCCGCGTGGAGCATCCGGTGCTGAACAAGCTGGCGGAGAAGGGCGTGGTGATCTACGGCATCAACTACAAGGACGACAATGCTGCCGCCCTGAAGTGGCTGGCTGAATTCCACAACCCGTACCAGCTGGATATCCGCGACGAAGACGGCAACCTCGGGCTGAACCTTGGTGTGTACGGCGCTCCGGAAACCTTCTTCATCGACGCCAAGGGCGTGATCCGCGACAAGTACGTGGGCGTGATCGACGAAGTGGTGTGGCGCGAGCAACTGGCCGCCAAGTACCAGGCGCTGGTGGATGAGGCCAAGCCATGA